The region TCACGTGGCGGTGCAGGCCGTCTCCCAGCGCCATCCGGCCGCCGAGAAAGCGACCTGGATTGTGCCGTACGCCGGGCCGCATCCACGCTGGACGACGTCATGCTTCGTGGTCGGGGTCGAGCACCACCATAAACCTGTTGCCTTCCGGATCCGTCATCAGGGCGTGCATACAATCGTGAGGTTCCACGAGAGAGGCGCCCTTGGCGATCAGCGTCTGAACCTGTTCGGCGATCGTTCCAACAAGGACGGTGACGACCGGTAGCACAGCCGGAGATTCCGCTTCGCCGACGCTGTACCCACCCCAACCCGGGATGCCGCCCCAGAACCTGATCATGTTCTCTGGGTCTACTGCTTCAAAATGAACGTGCATGCTGCTGTCTC is a window of Streptomyces sp. NBC_00271 DNA encoding:
- a CDS encoding VOC family protein, with the protein product MHVHFEAVDPENMIRFWGGIPGWGGYSVGEAESPAVLPVVTVLVGTIAEQVQTLIAKGASLVEPHDCMHALMTDPEGNRFMVVLDPDHEA